One genomic segment of Macaca fascicularis isolate 582-1 chromosome 19, T2T-MFA8v1.1 includes these proteins:
- the PAF1 gene encoding RNA polymerase II-associated factor 1 homolog gives MAPTIQTQAQREDGHRPNSHRTLPERSGVVCRVKYCNSLPDIPFDPKFITYPFDQNRFVQYKATSLEKQHKHDLLTEPDLGVTIDLINPDTYRIDPNVLLDPADEKLLEEEIQAPTSSKRSQQHAKVVPWMRKTEYISTEFNRYGISNEKPEVKIGVSVKQQFTEEEIYKDRDSQITAIEKTFEDAQKSISQHYSKPRVTPVEVMPVFPDFKMWINPCAQVIFDSDPAPKDTSGAAALEMMSQAMIRGMMDEEGNQFVAYFLPVEETLKKRKRDQEEEMDYAPDDVYDYKIAREYNWNVKNKASKGYEENYFFIFREGDGVYYNELETRVRLSKRRAKAGVQSGTNALLVVKHRDMNEKELEAQEARKAQLENHEPEEEEEEEMETEEKEAGGSDEEQEKGSSSEKEGSEDERSGSESEREEVDRDEASDKSGSGEDESSEDEARAARDKEEIFGSDADSEDDADSDDEDRGPAQGGSDNDSDSGSNGGGQRSHSRSRSASPFPSGSEHSAQEDGSEAAASDSSEADSDSD, from the exons ATGGCGCCCACCATCCAGACCCAGGCCCAGCGGGAGGATGGCCACAG GCCCAATTCCCACCGGACTCTGCCTGAGAG GTCTGGAGTGGTCTGCCGAGTCAAGTACTGCAATAGCCTCCCTGATATCCCCTTCGACCCCAAGTTCATCACCTACCCCTTCGACCAGAACAG GTTCGTCCAGTACAAAGCCACTTCGTTGGAGAAACAGCACAAACATGACCTCCTGACTGAGCCAGACCTGGGGGTCACCATCGATCTCATCAATCCTGACACCTACCGCATCGACCCCAATG TTCTTCTAGATCCAGCTGATGAGAAACTTTTGGAAGAGGAGATTCAGGCCCCCACCAGCTCCAAGAG ATCCCAGCAGCACGCGAAGGTGGTGCCATGGATGCGAAAGACAGAGTACATCTCCACTGAGTTTAACCGTTACGGCATCTCCAATGAGAAGCCTGAGGTCAA GATTGGGGTTTCTGTGAAGCAGCAGTTTACCGAGGAAGAAATATACAAAGACAGGGATAGCCAGATCACAGCCATTGAGAAGACTTTTGAGGATGCCCAGAAATCA ATCTCCCAGCACTACAGCAAACCCCGAGTCACACCGGTGGAGGTCATGCCTGTCTTCCCAGACTTTAAG ATGTGGATCAATCCATGTGCTCAGGTGATCTTTGACTCAGACCCAGCCCCCAAGGACACAAGTGGCGCAGCTGCGTTGGAGATGATGTCTCAGGCCATGATTAG GGGCATGATGGATGAGGAAGGGAACCAGTTTGTGGCCTATTTCCTGCCTGTAGAAGAGACGTTGAAGAAACGAAAGCGGGaccaggaggaggagatggacTATGCACCAGATGATGT GTATGACTACAAAATTGCTCGGGAGTACAACTGGAACGTGAAGAACAAAGCTAGCAAGGGCTATGAGGAAAACTACTTCTTCATCTTCCGAGAAGGTGACGGGGTTTACTACAATGAGTTGGAAACCAG GGTCCGCCTTAGTAAGCGCCGGGCCAAGGCTGGGGTTCAGTCAGGCACCAACGCCCTGCTTGTGGTCAAACATCGGGACATGAATGAGAAGGAACTGGAAGCTCAG GAGGCACGGAAGGCCCAGCTAGAAAACCACGaaccagaggaggaagaggaagaggagatggagacagaagagaaagaagctgggGGCTCAG ATGAGGAGCAGGAGAAAGGCAGCAGCAGTGAGAAGGAGGGCAGTGAAGATGAGCGTTCGGGCAGCGAGAGTGAACGGGAGGAAGTTGACAGGGACGAGGCCAGTGACAAGAGTGGCAGTGGTGAGGACGAGAGCAGCGAGGATGAGGCCCGGGCTGCCCGTGACAAAGAGGAGATCTTTGGCAGTGATGCTGATTCAGAGGATGATGCTGACTCTGATGATGAGGACAGAGGACCAGCCCAAGGTGGCAGTGACAATGATTCGGACAGCGGCAGCAATGGGGGTGGCCAGCGGAGCCACAGCCGAAGCCGCAGCGCCAGTCCCTTCCCCAGTGGCAGCGAGCACTCGGCCCAGGAGGATGGCAGTGAAGCTGCAGCTTCTGATTCCAGTGAAGCTGATAGTGACAGTGACTGA
- the MED29 gene encoding mediator of RNA polymerase II transcription subunit 29 isoform X2, translated as MAASQQQASAASSAAGVSGPSSAGGPGPQQQPQPPAQLVGPAQSGLLQQQQQDFDPVQRYKMLIPQLKESLQTLMKVAAQNLIQNTNIDNGQKSSDGPIQRFDKCLEEFYALCDQLELCLRLAHECLSQSCDSAKHSPTLVPTATKPDAVQPDSLPYPQYLAVIKAQISCAKDIHTALLDCANKVTGKTPAPPAGPGGTL; from the exons ATGGCTGCATCCCAGCAGCAAGCTTCAGCGGCTTCCTCAGCTGCTGGTGTATCGGGTCCTAGTTCGGCTGGCGGCCCGGGTCCCCAGCAGCAGCCGCAACCGCCAGCACAACTGGTGGGCCCTGCCCAGAGCGGCCTGCTGCAGCAACAGCAACAGGACTTCGATCCTGTGCAGCGTTATAAGATGCTCATCCCGCAGCTGAAGGAGAGTCTACAG ACCTTGATGAAGGTTGCAGCACAAAACTTGATTCAGAACACTAACATCGACAAtggaca AAAGAGCAGTGATGGACCCATACAGCGCTTTGACAAGTGCCTGGAGGAGTTCTACGCACTCTGTGACCAGCTGGAGCTCTGCCTG CGCCTGGCGCATGAGTGCCTGTCACAGAGCTGTGACAGTGCCAAGCACTCTCCCACGCTGGTGCCCACAGCCACCAAGCCCGACGCGGTGCAGCCTGACAGCCTCCCCTACCCACAGTACCTGGCGGTCATCAAAGCCCAGATTTCCTGTGCCAAGGACATTCACACCGCCCTGCTGGACTGTGCCAACAAGGTCACGGGCAAGACACCCGCTCCACCTGCTGGCCCTGGGGGCACCCTGTGA
- the MED29 gene encoding mediator of RNA polymerase II transcription subunit 29 isoform X1 gives MAASQQQASAASSAAGVSGPSSAGGPGPQQQPQPPAQLVGPAQSGLLQQQQQDFDPVQRYKMLIPQLKESLQTLMKVAAQNLIQNTNIDNGQKSSDGPIQRFDKCLEEFYALCDQLELCLVRSLLDMGAWRMSACHRAVTVPSTLPRWCPQPPSPTRCSLTASPTHSTWRSSKPRFPVPRTFTPPCWTVPTRSRARHPLHLLALGAPCEVGGQGVGQAVVGG, from the exons ATGGCTGCATCCCAGCAGCAAGCTTCAGCGGCTTCCTCAGCTGCTGGTGTATCGGGTCCTAGTTCGGCTGGCGGCCCGGGTCCCCAGCAGCAGCCGCAACCGCCAGCACAACTGGTGGGCCCTGCCCAGAGCGGCCTGCTGCAGCAACAGCAACAGGACTTCGATCCTGTGCAGCGTTATAAGATGCTCATCCCGCAGCTGAAGGAGAGTCTACAG ACCTTGATGAAGGTTGCAGCACAAAACTTGATTCAGAACACTAACATCGACAAtggaca AAAGAGCAGTGATGGACCCATACAGCGCTTTGACAAGTGCCTGGAGGAGTTCTACGCACTCTGTGACCAGCTGGAGCTCTGCCTGGTGAGAAGCCTTCTGGACATGGG CGCCTGGCGCATGAGTGCCTGTCACAGAGCTGTGACAGTGCCAAGCACTCTCCCACGCTGGTGCCCACAGCCACCAAGCCCGACGCGGTGCAGCCTGACAGCCTCCCCTACCCACAGTACCTGGCGGTCATCAAAGCCCAGATTTCCTGTGCCAAGGACATTCACACCGCCCTGCTGGACTGTGCCAACAAGGTCACGGGCAAGACACCCGCTCCACCTGCTGGCCCTGGGGGCACCCTGTGAAGTGGGGGGGCAGGGAGTGGGGCAGGCAGTGGTTGGAGGGTAG
- the ZFP36 gene encoding mRNA decay activator protein ZFP36, with the protein MANRYTMDLTAIYESLLSLSPDVPVPSDHGGTESSPGWGSSGLWSLSPSDSSPSGVTSRLPGRSTSLVEGRSCGWVPPPPGFAPLAPRLGPELSPSPTSPTATSTTPSRYKTELCRTFSESGRCRYGAKCQFAHGLGELRQANRHPKYKTELCHKFYLQGRCPYGSRCHFIHNPSEDLAAPGHPPVLRQSISFSGLPSGRRTSPPPPGLVGPSLSSSSFSPSSSPPPPGDLPLSPSAFSAAPGTPVARRDPSPLCCPSCRRATPVSVWGPLGGLVRTPSVQSLGSDPDEYASSGSSLGGSDSPVFEAGVFAPPQPAAAPRRLPIFNRISVSE; encoded by the exons ATGGCCAACCGCTACACCATGGATCTCACTGCCATCTACGAG AGCCTCCTGTCGCTGAGCCCTGACGTGCCGGTGCCATCCGACCATGGAGGGACTGAGTCCAGCCCAGGCTGGGGCTCCTCGGGACTCTGGAGCCTGAGCCCCTCCGACTCCAGCCCGTCTGGGGTCACCTCCCGCCTGCCTGGCCGCTCCACCAGCCTGGTAGAAGGCCGCAGCTGTGGCTGGGTGCCCCCACCCCCTGGCTTCGCACCGCTGGCTCCCCGCCTGGGCCCCGAGCTGTCACCCTCACCCACTTCGCCCACTGCGACCTCCACCACCCCCTCGCGCTACAAGACTGAGCTATGTCGGACCTTCTCAGAGAGTGGACGCTGCCGCTACGGGGCCAAGTGCCAGTTTGCCCATGGCCTGGGCGAGCTGCGCCAGGCCAATCGCCACCCCAAGTACAAGACAGAACTCTGCCACAAGTTCTACCTCCAGGGCCGCTGCCCCTATGGCTCTCGCTGCCACTTCATCCACAACCCCAGCGAAGACCTGGCGGCCCCGGGCCACCCTCCTGTGCTTCGCCAGAGCATCAGCTTCTCCGGCCTGCCCTCTGGCCGCCGgacctcaccaccaccaccaggcctggtcGGCCCTTCCCTGTCCTCCAGCTCCTTCTCGCCCTCCAGCTCCCCGCCACCACCTGGGGACCTTCCACTGTCACCCTCTGCCTTCTCTGCTGCCCCTGGTACCCCCGTAGCTCGAAGAGACCCCAGCCCACTCTGTTGCCCCTCCTGCCGAAGGGCCACTCCTGTCAGCGTCTGGGGGCCCTTGGGTGGCCTGGTTCGGACCCCCTCTGTACAGTCCCTGGGATCCGACCCTGATGAATATGCCAGCAGCGGCAGCAGCCTGGGGGGCTCTGACTCTCCTGTCTTCGAGGCGGGGGTTTTTGCACCACCCCAGCCCGCGGCAGCCCCCCGGCGACTCCCCATCTTCAATCGCATCTCTGTGTCTGAGTGA